Within the Acidobacteriota bacterium genome, the region GAGGTCGCGGATGATTTTGGGGTTCAGTAGCGAGACGGTGTAGGCGGCGGCAGAGTTGCGGAAGCCGGGGAAGAATTCTTCGGTGACGACGGCGCCACCGACGACAGCGCGCCGCTCCAGCACGATGACCTTAAGGCCTGCGGCAGCGAGATAGGCGGCACAGACGAGGCCGTTGTGGCCGGCGCCGAGGACCAGAACGTCGCAAGTGATAGGATTCGCCATGATTTGGATGGGCTAGGAAGTGAATTGGTAGGTGCTGCCGGTACAGCAGAGGACGAGCGCGTCGGGCATTTCCTGCTTGGCGAGGTCGATGAAATTCTGGCCGCTGCAATGCATCGGCAGAACGTAGTCGGGGGTGAAGGTTTTCAAGGCTGCCATTTCCTGCCGCAGGTAAGCTTCGGGCGCGGGGCCGAGATGAAAGCCGCCGACGAGAGCGTGGATTTTGTCGACACCGCTGACCTGGCGGGCGCGCAGCAGCGTATTAATAATGCCGGCATGGCCGCACGAGGTGATGACGACGAGGCCGCGGTTGCGCAGGTGAAAGCAGGTTGCCTGTTCGTGCCAGTGCTGATCGGGCACGGGCGAGCCGGCGAGCTCCTGGGCGGTGAAGTGATGATCGTGATAGGCGGAGGGGTTGCAGCCCAACCCAGCCTTACGACCGTATTCGACCCAGGTATTGGGCAGGACGTGCTCGAAGCTGACGCGCGGAATGGCGCCGGTGGTGAAAGCCTGGCCGGCGACGACGAGCGGAGCTTCGGAGAGCACGGGTTCCACGTCGAGCGCCTGGAGTTTTTTGCGGTCGAGGGGCGTGCCGAAGGGGGTAAAGGTTCCGTCGGGGTTGCGGTTGTAGCGCCAGCAGAAGTTGCCCTCGCCGCCGGTGTAGAGGCGCAAGCCGGGGCGCATGCGATCGCGGTCGGTCTGCAGAAAACCCAGTAAGCCGCCGCTGTGATCGTAATGACCGTGGCTGAGCAGGAGGGCGTCGACGGGTGCGACGTCGATATCCATGAGGGCGCGGTTGTTGGCGTATACGTCGGAGGTAAAACCGAAATCGAGCAAGTAATTGCGGCGCTCGGCGCCGGCGCGCGAGGCGAGCTGTAAGGCAAGGCCCCACTCGCTCTCGAGGGTTTTGCCGCGTGCGGCGGCGGCGGCGCC harbors:
- a CDS encoding MBL fold metallo-hydrolase, which encodes MMEPLSRRRFLQQSALAGGSLLVAGALTNSAASTTGPLPVPVVDELTIREITDTQQDIFLRTVTKPGLAVHRFTGAAAAARGKTLESEWGLALQLASRAGAERRNYLLDFGFTSDVYANNRALMDIDVAPVDALLLSHGHYDHSGGLLGFLQTDRDRMRPGLRLYTGGEGNFCWRYNRNPDGTFTPFGTPLDRKKLQALDVEPVLSEAPLVVAGQAFTTGAIPRVSFEHVLPNTWVEYGRKAGLGCNPSAYHDHHFTAQELAGSPVPDQHWHEQATCFHLRNRGLVVITSCGHAGIINTLLRARQVSGVDKIHALVGGFHLGPAPEAYLRQEMAALKTFTPDYVLPMHCSGQNFIDLAKQEMPDALVLCCTGSTYQFTS